In the Oncorhynchus keta strain PuntledgeMale-10-30-2019 chromosome 14, Oket_V2, whole genome shotgun sequence genome, one interval contains:
- the LOC118392989 gene encoding low-density lipoprotein receptor-related protein 2-like isoform X1 produces MAFCLLLCIAILEITVLSAAAQTPLNCNLGTKPCKDGSECVLHQHVCDGEADCRDGSDEEDCTVACNNGQFLCAHGKKCIDQRQVCDGVAQCQDRSDELDCLNSMEGCVHHCDNKTRCLPDTFLCDGERDCLDGTDEANCDSDSTDLKSHHNVAENGNNGNTTMSAPAPLKCPFGTKPCRDRIECVLYNHVCDGEADCKDGSDEEECILECERGQFQCAHGKKCIDQRQVCDGVAQCQDRSDELDCLKPMEGCVHHCDKTRCLPDTFLCDGERDCLDGTDEANCADESCNSGEFRCTSGQCLSVSMRCDGHPDCQDRSDEESCTEPPQCTTKLRCPQSQECLLEEWVCDREQDCKDGSDEKNCKMVQLKCGDFQWACTSKNQCVPKAWRCDGTKDCADESDEAGCGQVATCPSHQFQCGSTWECLDTALVCNTVRNCANGSDEGGNCQAKCPDKTQCAHNCYSTPHGTRCGCKAGYRLQEDTVSCVDIDECEGGRPGVCSHLCVNTQGSFQCHCYPGYLLESDGRHCKITGEPYLLASVQTELFLFGLRSSSLDVLVSSAKKAILSLDYDWRDQKVFWVSLDSESIKWSSLHQKKTGTLVKGIKSDCIAVDWVGRNLYWIDGIGGGRIIAVGLNSTIINSMDLTVILDEDFEQPRSLALLPQKGIMFWSEIGNEVKIERAGMDGSERRVVVSHSLSLSWPGGLAVDTLGERIYWTDEKLRCIGSANLDGGDIELLQMMETTNPFSVTVYNDLLYWSDTRRRTIQRAHKITGKNRKVLLKRPGQPFGLKIIHPLLQTSNERPCENLRCSHLCVLGPGPKGVCKCPSGLLLAEDGLTCSNLVNSAFLLVLSPTVVTQIYLQTMHSAVGLKSWPEHLALPLPNVNEAAMLDYTLQDQTLYLADSGQSSVVLFKLKETGLVPRGQFLQLKGDTVTALALDWITLSVYWSSTKQPRLQVTSSSGEHTAVLIQDIGSLESIALHPLSGRLCFTNLAKQGEGAQVECAHMDGVKRAPVWKDAFQPTSLTFSNKGNEIYWADIVYYVLGYGVIGSVRVDGTGYKAFKTGDGLTAFALSNGMLLWVTDSDTTKVWYRDDPLTKKLWFEVNTEIVSLKAYSKSSQMGSNLCSDGNGDCSHLCLALPGGRTCRCAHDHYPVNVTYCAPDQHCPAGSRPCLDGHTCFPLEKFCDGHPDCSDTSDENCVHLKGKSVKAKAPNQLPSPSFPIPADPGSTSLDNSWLVRNLEAQQCSEKHCNGNGECVETNGGISCACGLGYSGDSCQNQLTKTMQGPLIYGAIGLCAAIVVISVLAAVVKRKTANTRRANPVAKQTSMIELEKGEGASSPNSDFAEEVVSSVD; encoded by the exons ATGGCTTTCTGTTTGCTTCTGTGTATAGCAATTTTGGAAATCACAG TATTGAGTGCAGCAGCGCAGACCCCGTTGAACTGCAACCTGGGCACCAAACCTTGCAAGGATGGATCTGAGTGTGTACTCCACCAACATGTGTGCGACGGAGAAGCCGACTGTAGGGATGGTTCTGATGAGGAGGACTGCACTGTCGCATGCAATAATG GGCAGTTTCTGTGTGCCCATGGGAAGAAATGCATTGACCAGCGGCAGGTGTGTGACGGTGTGGCCCAGTGTCAGGACCGCTCTGATGAGTTGGACTGCCTGAATTCCATGGAAGGCTGTGTTCACCACTGTGACAACAAGACCCGCTGCCTCCCAGACACCTTCCtctgtgatggagagagggactgcCTGGATGGCACTGACGAAGCCAACTGCG ATTCAGACTCTACTGATCTTAAAAGTCATCACAATGTTGCTGAGAATGGCAACAATGGGAATACCACAATGTCTGCACCAGCACCCCTCAAGTGCCCTTTTGGCACTAAACCATGCCGGGACAGGATTGAGTGTGTTCTTTACAACCATGTGTGCGATGGAGAGGCGGACTGTAAGGATGGCTCGGATGAGGAAGAGTGTATATTAGAATGTGAACGTG GCCAGTTTCAGTGTGCACATGGGAAGAAATGCATTGACCAGAGGCAGGTGTGTGACGGTGTGGCCCAGTGTCAGGACCGCTCTGATGAGTTGGACTGCCTGAAGCCCATGGAGGGCTGTGTTCACCACTGTGACAAGACCCGCTGCCTCCCAGACACCTTCCTCTGTGACGGAGAGAGGGACTGCCTGGATGGCACTGATGAGGCCAACTGTG CTGATGAGAGCTGCAATAGTGGGGAGTTCCGTTGCACCAGTGGTCAGTGTTTATCCGTAAGCATGCGCTGTGACGGGCATCCTGACTGTCAGGATCGCTCTGACGAGGAGAGCTGCACCGAGCCCCCCCAGTGCACCACCAAGCTCCGGTGCCCACAAAGCCAGGAGTGCCTGCTGGAGGAGTGGGTCTGTGATAGGGAGCAGGACTGTAAAGATGGCTCTGATGAAAAG AATTGCAAGATGGTCCAATTGAAGTGTGGCGATTTCCAGTGGGCCTGTACATCTAAGAACCAGTGTGTTCCCAAAGCATGGAGATGTGATGGAACAAAGGACTGCGCTGATGAAAGTGATGAGGCAGGAT gtgGTCAGGTTGCAACATGCCCCTCTCACCAGTTCCAGTGTGGCAGCACGTGGGAGTGTTTGGACACAGCCCTGGTGTGTAACACGGTCAGAAACTGTGCTAATGGTTCTGACGAGGGTGGCAACTGCCAAGCAAAGTGTCCAGACAAAACCCAATGTGCCCATAACTGTTACAGCACACCACATGGAACG AGGTGTGGCTGTAAGGCTGGTTACCGACTCCAAGAGGACACAGTGTCCTGTGTTGATATTGATGAGTGTGAAGGCGGTAGACCAGGTGTTTGCAGCCACCTATGCGTCAACACCCAGGGCTCCTTCCAGTGTCATTGCTACCCTGGTTACCTGCTGGAATCTGATGGTCGCCACTGCAAGATCACAG GTGAGCCCTACCTACTGGCCTCTGTGCAGACTGAGCTGTTCCTGTTTGGGCTGAGAAGCAGCAGTCTGGATGTCCTGGTGTCCTCTGCTAAGAAAGCCATCCTGTCCCTGGACTATGACTGGAGGGATCAGAAAGTGTTCTGGGTCAGCCTGGATTCAGAGAGCATCAAATGGTCCTCTCTACACCAGAAAAAGACAGGAACTCTTGTCAAAG GCATCAAATCTGATTGCATTGCTGTTGACTGGGTAGGGAGAAACCTGTACTGGATTGATGGCATTGGAGGTGGTCGGATTATTGCTGTTGGCTTAAACTCAACCATCATAAACTCTATGGATCTCACAGTCATCCTCGATGAGGACTTCGAACAACCTCGCTCTCTGGCACTCCTGCCACAGAAGGG GATCATGTTCTGGTCGGAGATTGGTAACGAGGTGAAGATTGAGCGGGCGGGAATGGACGGGTCTGAGAGGAGAGTAGTGGTCAGtcacagcctcagcctcagctgGCCAGGCGGTCTGGCTGTGGACACACTAGGGGAGAGGATCTACTGGACGGACGAGAAGCTCCGGTGCATCGGCTCAGCCAACCTGGATGGCGGGGACATTGAG CTTCTGCAGATGATGGAGACAACCAACCCGTTCTCTGTCACAGTTTACAATGACCTGCTCTACTGGTCAGACACCAGGAGGAGAACTATTCAAAGGGCTCATAAAATCACTGGAAAGAACCGCAAAGTTCTCCTCAAACGACCTGGACAACCTTTTGGACTGAAA ATCATTCATCCACTTCTGCAGACAAGCAATGAGCGTCCCTGTGAGAACCTTCgttgctctcacctgtgtgtgctGGGCCCAGGCCCCAAAGGGGTCTGCAAGTGTCCCTCTGGTCTGCTCCTAGCTGAGGATGGCCTCACCTGCTCCAACCTGGTCAACTCTGCCTTCCTCTTGGTGCTCTCGCCAACTGTTGTCACACAG atCTACCTGCAGACCATGCACAGTGCTGTGGGTCTGAAAAGCTGGCCGGAGCACCTCGCCCTACCTCTCCCCAATGTCAACGAGGCAGCTATGTTGGATTACACCCTGCAAGATCAGACTCTGTACCTAGCTGACTCTGGCCAATCGTCTGTAGTCCTCTTCAAGCTGAAGGAGACCGGCTTGGTGCCTCGCGGCCAGTTCCTGCAACTCAAAGGGGACACAGTTACAGCCCTGGCTCTAGACTGGATAACCCTCAGCGTATACTGGAGTAGCACCAAGCAGCCACGGCTGCAGGTCACCTCTTCCAGTGGGGAACACACTGCTGTGTTAATTCAGGATATTGGAAGTCTGGAGTCCATAGCGCTTCACCCACTCAGTGGAAGACTCTGTTTTACCAACCTGGCCAAGCAGGGGGAAGGCGCTCAGGTGGAGTGTGCTCACATGGATGGGGTGAAGCGCGCTCCGGTGTGGAAGGATGCTTTTCAGCCCACCTCCCTGACTTTCTCCAACAAGGGCAATGAGATCTACTGGGCTGACATCG TCTATTATGTTCTAGGTTATGGGGTGATCGGCTCTGTCAGAGTTGATGGTACTGGATACAAGGCGTTTAAGACTGGGGATGGCCTGACTGCATTTGCACTCAGCAATGGCATGCTCCTCTGGGTGACAGACAGTG ACACAACCAAAGTTTGGTATAGAGATGATCCATTGACTAAGAAGCTTTGGTTCGAGGTAAACACTGAAATTGTCAGTTTGAAGGCGTACAGCAAGTCCAGCCAGATGG GCTCTAACCTCTGCTCAGATGGGAATGGAGACTGCAGTCACTTGTGTTTGGCTCTTCCTGGTGGTAGGACCTGTAGGTGTGCCCATGACCATTACCCAGTCAATGTCACATACTGCGCCCCAGACCAGCACTGCCCAGCTGGAAGTAGACCCTGTCTGGATGGGCACACATGCTTCCCCCTGGAGAAGTTCTGTGACGGACATCCTGACTGCTCTGACACTTCAGATGAGAACT GTGTCCATCTCAAAGGGAAGTCTGTCAAGGCCAAAGCCCCAAACCAGCTTCCCAGTCCCAGCTTTCCTATACCTGCAGATCCTGGCTCCACCTCTCTGGACAACAGTTGGCTGGTGAGAAACCTGGAAGCCCAGCAGTGTAGTGAAAAGCACTGCAATGGAAATGGGGAGTGTGTGGAGACCAATGGGGGCATCTCCTGTGCCTGTGGTTTAGGCTACAGTGGAGACTCCTGCCAAAACCAGCTCACCAAGACTATGCAAGGCCCACTCATCTATGGGGCCATTGGCCTCTGTGCTGCAATTGTTGTTATCAGTGTCCTCGCTGCGGTGGTTAAGAGGAAGACTGCAAACACAAG GAGAGCCAACCCTGTGGCAAAGCAGACTAGTATGATTGAGCTGGAGAAGGGTGAAGGAGCTTCTTCACCTAACAGTGACTTTGCAGAG GAAGTGGTGTCGTCTGTGGATTAA